A window from Malacoplasma iowae encodes these proteins:
- a CDS encoding RpiB/LacA/LacB family sugar-phosphate isomerase — protein sequence MSKSQESLSNNKINIYIASDHAGYEMKQKIINSKKLDFINFVDLGTNSNESVDYPDYAKKLGEAVLADDKGYGVAICGTGIGISISMNKIKGIYCALITDKKIAHLAKQHNNANVIALSGRFVSAKENIKIIYNFLNEKFENRHQKRIDKIKQLECI from the coding sequence ATGAGCAAATCACAAGAGTCATTAAGCAATAATAAAATTAATATATATATTGCTTCAGACCACGCTGGTTATGAAATGAAACAAAAAATCATAAATAGCAAAAAATTGGATTTTATTAATTTTGTTGATCTAGGTACAAATTCTAATGAATCTGTAGATTACCCAGATTATGCTAAAAAACTTGGTGAAGCCGTGCTTGCTGATGATAAAGGATATGGTGTTGCAATTTGTGGTACAGGTATTGGCATAAGCATTAGTATGAATAAAATAAAAGGCATTTATTGTGCTTTAATTACTGATAAAAAAATCGCTCATTTAGCCAAACAGCACAACAATGCAAATGTGATAGCTTTATCTGGTAGGTTTGTTTCTGCAAAAGAAAATATAAAAATTATTTATAATTTCTTAAATGAAAAATTTGAAAATAGACATCAAAAAAGAATAGATAAAATAAAACAATTGGAATGTATTTAA
- a CDS encoding winged helix-turn-helix domain-containing protein translates to MFTNKFLISLVSEQEKQSFLYEAFLLLEEKMVYSRIVIPPEEINQLVKYNSSIVIFDDVNPSMITKRLIDKIKEIHPHTYFIYFANKFNHELFSKIIKTGVEYCISYEQFSPNLLSLTFDNMIQRINYVKKLNNIIISQNDVTINLIDRKVWVKGKLVDLTTFEFLILKTLISEPGKYFDREELFNIIWTDLTTDSTGLVQQYIFKLRKKIGSHNIENKMNKGYRFKVNSI, encoded by the coding sequence ATGTTTACAAATAAATTTTTAATATCGTTAGTTTCAGAACAAGAAAAGCAATCTTTTTTATATGAAGCCTTTTTATTATTAGAAGAAAAAATGGTTTATAGCAGAATTGTTATTCCACCAGAAGAAATTAATCAATTAGTTAAATATAATTCATCTATAGTGATATTTGATGATGTTAATCCTAGCATGATAACTAAACGTTTAATAGATAAAATTAAAGAAATTCATCCACACACATATTTTATTTATTTTGCTAATAAATTTAATCATGAATTATTTTCAAAAATTATTAAAACTGGAGTTGAATATTGTATATCTTATGAACAGTTTAGTCCTAACCTATTATCTTTAACATTTGATAATATGATTCAAAGAATAAACTATGTAAAAAAACTAAACAACATTATCATTTCACAAAACGATGTGACTATTAATTTAATTGATAGAAAAGTATGGGTTAAAGGTAAATTAGTTGATTTAACTACATTTGAATTTTTGATTTTAAAAACTTTAATATCAGAACCTGGAAAATATTTTGATAGAGAAGAATTATTTAATATTATTTGAACAGATCTTACAACAGATTCAACAGGTCTTGTTCAACAATATATTTTTAAACTTAGAAAAAAAATAGGTTCTCACAATATTGAAAACAAAATGAACAAAGGTTATAGATTTAAAGTTAATTCTATTTAA